In Chelmon rostratus isolate fCheRos1 chromosome 20, fCheRos1.pri, whole genome shotgun sequence, a single window of DNA contains:
- the myd88 gene encoding myeloid differentiation primary response protein MyD88 isoform X1 has protein sequence MSSSRALRKPSNMACSDSEVDLLTIPLIALNVSLRKKLGLYLNPRSTVAADWMVVAEAMGFTYLEIKNHEASKRPTEAVLEDWRARSTDATVGRLLSILTEVERMDIVEDLRPLIDENVRKYCASLKKAAEPPVQVDVVDSCLPPTPERVGLTLEDDPEGTPELFDAFICYCQSDFVFVHEMIRELEQTEYKLKLCVFDRDVLPGSCVWSITSELIEKRCKRMVVVISDEYLDSDACDFQTKFALSLCPGARNKRLIPVVYKSMTKPFPSILRFLTICDYTRPCTQAWFWVRLAKALSLP, from the exons ATGTCGTCCAGCAGGGCTCTCCGGAAACCCTCCAACATGGCTTGCTCGGACTCCGAAGTCGACTTGCTGACGATTCCTCTCATAGCGCTCAACGTGAGCCTGAGGAAAAAGTTGGGACTGTATCTGAACCCCAGGAGCACAGTGGCCGCGGACTGGATGGTCGTGGCAGAGGCCATGGGCTTCACCTACCTCGAGATAAAGAACCACGAAGCGTCAAAAAGGCCCACAGAGGCGGTCCTGGAGGACTGGCGGGCCCGCTCCACAGACGCCACCGTGGGAAGGCTGCTGTCAATCCTGACGGAGGTGGAGAGGATGGACATCGTGGAGGATCTTCGACCTTTGATAG ATGAGAATGTCAGGAAGTATTGTGCGAGTTTAAAGAAGGCGGCTGAGCCCCCAGTTCAGGTCGATGTGGTCGACAGCTGCCTCCCTCCCACCCCAGAGAGGGTCGGTCTCACCCTGGAGGATGACCCCGAag GTACCCCTGAGCTGTTCGACGCCTTCATCTGCTACTGCCAGagtgactttgtgtttgtccatgaGATGATCCGGGAGCTGGAGCAGACAGAGTACAAgctgaaactgtgtgtgttcgACAGAGATGTCCTCCCGGGCTCCTGTGTATGGAGCATCACGAGCGAGCTCATCGAGAAGAG GTGTAAgaggatggtggtggtgatttCTGATGAATACCTTGACAGCGATGCCTGTGACTTTCAGACCAAGTTTGCTCTCAGCCTCTGTCCCG GTGCTCGAAATAAACGGCTTATTCCAGTGGTATACAAGTCAATGACGAAGCCGTTCCCCAGCATCTTGCGCTTCCTCACCATATGTGACTACACCAGGCCCTGCACACAGGCCTGGTTCTGGGTGCGGCTGGCCAAAGCTCTCTCGCTGCCATAA
- the myd88 gene encoding myeloid differentiation primary response protein MyD88 isoform X2, producing MACSDSEVDLLTIPLIALNVSLRKKLGLYLNPRSTVAADWMVVAEAMGFTYLEIKNHEASKRPTEAVLEDWRARSTDATVGRLLSILTEVERMDIVEDLRPLIDENVRKYCASLKKAAEPPVQVDVVDSCLPPTPERVGLTLEDDPEGTPELFDAFICYCQSDFVFVHEMIRELEQTEYKLKLCVFDRDVLPGSCVWSITSELIEKRCKRMVVVISDEYLDSDACDFQTKFALSLCPGARNKRLIPVVYKSMTKPFPSILRFLTICDYTRPCTQAWFWVRLAKALSLP from the exons ATGGCTTGCTCGGACTCCGAAGTCGACTTGCTGACGATTCCTCTCATAGCGCTCAACGTGAGCCTGAGGAAAAAGTTGGGACTGTATCTGAACCCCAGGAGCACAGTGGCCGCGGACTGGATGGTCGTGGCAGAGGCCATGGGCTTCACCTACCTCGAGATAAAGAACCACGAAGCGTCAAAAAGGCCCACAGAGGCGGTCCTGGAGGACTGGCGGGCCCGCTCCACAGACGCCACCGTGGGAAGGCTGCTGTCAATCCTGACGGAGGTGGAGAGGATGGACATCGTGGAGGATCTTCGACCTTTGATAG ATGAGAATGTCAGGAAGTATTGTGCGAGTTTAAAGAAGGCGGCTGAGCCCCCAGTTCAGGTCGATGTGGTCGACAGCTGCCTCCCTCCCACCCCAGAGAGGGTCGGTCTCACCCTGGAGGATGACCCCGAag GTACCCCTGAGCTGTTCGACGCCTTCATCTGCTACTGCCAGagtgactttgtgtttgtccatgaGATGATCCGGGAGCTGGAGCAGACAGAGTACAAgctgaaactgtgtgtgttcgACAGAGATGTCCTCCCGGGCTCCTGTGTATGGAGCATCACGAGCGAGCTCATCGAGAAGAG GTGTAAgaggatggtggtggtgatttCTGATGAATACCTTGACAGCGATGCCTGTGACTTTCAGACCAAGTTTGCTCTCAGCCTCTGTCCCG GTGCTCGAAATAAACGGCTTATTCCAGTGGTATACAAGTCAATGACGAAGCCGTTCCCCAGCATCTTGCGCTTCCTCACCATATGTGACTACACCAGGCCCTGCACACAGGCCTGGTTCTGGGTGCGGCTGGCCAAAGCTCTCTCGCTGCCATAA
- the cry-dash gene encoding cryptochrome DASH: MSTSRIIICLLRNDLRLHDNELFHWAQRNAEYIVPLYCFDPRHYVGTYNYDLPKTGPFRLRFLLESIRDLRNTLLNKGSNLVVRRGKPEEVVADLIKQLGSVSTVAFHEEVTSEELNVEKRVKDVCAQMKVKVHTCWGSTLYHRDDLPFNHISRLPDVYTQFRKAVETQSRVRPVFPTPEQLKPLPQGLEEGAIPTAEDLQQTEPVTDPRSAFPCSGGESQALARLKHYFWDTDAVATYKETRNGLIGVDYSTKFAPWLAMGCISPKYIYHQIKQYERERTANQSTYWVIFELLWRDYFKFVAVKYGNRLFQVKGLQDKSIPWKKDTKLFNSWKEGRTGVPFVDANMRELAMTGFMSNRGRQNVASFLTKDLGLDWRMGAEWFECLLIDHDVCSNYGNWLYSAGVGNDPRENRKFNMIKQGLDYDSNGDYVRRWVPELQGIKGADVHTPWALSTAALSHAQVSLGETYPTPIVTAPEWSRHVNKKASGTGPSPRGKKGPSHTPKQHRDRGIDFYFSRSKNL; encoded by the exons ATGTCCACCTCTCGTATCATCATATGCTTACTAAGGAACGACCTACGTCTACACGACAATGAG CTTTTCCACTGGGCTCAAAGAAATGCAGAGTACATTGTCCCACTGTACTGCTTTGACCCCAGACATTATGTGGGAACGTACAACTACGACCTACCAAAGACCGGGCCTTTCCGCCTGCGCTTCTTACTGGAGAGCATCAGGGACCTCAGAAACACGTTGCTCAACAAGGGCAG CAACCTTGTGGTAAGACGGGGTAAGCCAGAGGAGGTGGTTGCCGACCTCATCAAGCAGCTAGGCTCTGTCAGCACTGTGGCCTTCCATGAAGAG GTGACTTCGGAAGAACTGAATGTCGAGAAACGAGTGAAGGATGTCTGTGCACAGATGAAGGTCAAAGTTCACACCTGCTGGGGGTCCACACTGTACCACAGAGATGATCTTCCATTTAACCACATATCCAG GCTGCCCGATGTGTACACTCAGTTCAGGAAGGCAGTGGAGACCCAGAGCAGGGTGAGGCCTGTCTTCCCAACGCCAGAGCAGCTAAAGCCTCTCCCCCAAGGGCTGGAGGAAGGAGCCATTCCCACAGCAGAGGACCTGCAACAGACAG AGCCTGTGACTGATCCTCGCTCAGCCTTCCCCTGCAGTGGTGGTGAAAGTCAGGCTCTGGCCAGACTCAAACACTATTTCTGGGACACT GATGCAGTTGCGACTTACAAGGAGACTCGTAATGGCTTGATTGGTGTGGATTATTCCACTAAATTTGCACCTTG GCTGGCGATGGGTTGCATTTCACCCAAGTATATTTATCATCAGATCAAGCAGTATGAGAGGGAGcgaacagccaatcagagcacatACTG GGTCATTTTTGAACTTTTGTGGAGGGATTACTTCAAATTTGTAGCTGTCAAGTATGGAAACAGACTGTTTCAGGTCAAAG GTCTTCAAGATAAATCGATTCCATGGAAAAAGGACACAAAGCTTTTCAATTCCTGGAAAG AGGGCCGAACAGGAGTGCCCTTTGTGGATGCCAACATGAGAGAGTTGGCAATGACAGGCTTCATGTCCAACAGGGGGCGGCAAAATGTTGCTAGCTTCCTCACAAAAGACCTGGGTCTGGATTGGAGGATGGGAGCTGAGTGGTTTGAGTGTCTTCTT ATTGACCACGATGTCTGTAGCAACTATGGCAACTGGCTGTACAGTGCCGGAGTAGGAAATGACcccagagagaacaggaagttcAACATGATCAAGCAAGGCCTCGACTATGACAGTAAT GGTGACTATGTACGGCGGTGGGTTCCTGAACTGCAGGGGATCAAGGGAGCTGACGTGCACACGCCGTGGGCCCTCAGCACTGCTGCGCTGTCACATGCTCAAGTGTCCCTCGGTGAGACCTACCCCACCCCCATCGTCACAGCGCCTGAATGGAGCAGACACGTTAACAAGAAAGCG agtggAACGGGGCCTTCACCAAGAGGAAAGAAAGGCCCATCTCACACTCCCAAACAACATCGGGACAGAGGCATAGATTTCTATTTCTCCAGAAGCAAAAACCTGTGA